From the Mesoplasma syrphidae genome, the window ATATTTTCCAACCCTCGTAGCAATGGTGCAAATGCCTTTATTTTTTGATAAAAATATTGACAAGTGAAGATATCTTTCATCAAAAGAAGCAGCGTTACTTCAGGATTTTAATTTTTCTAATCCCAATAAAAAATTTTTAAAATTTGATGATATTATAAATAATGAAAATAAAAATGTTGAGCATATATCAAACAAGCAATTTGGAAATGCGGTCAATGTGAAAGTAATTGAAAAAATAATTGAAAGAATATTAGAAGATTTTAAACTATAGTAAATTATGAATATAGAAAAGGCGAATTATATCAATGAAACCTGTACAAATTATACTAATTGCTGGAGGTTCTGCTTCAGGAAAAACAACTGTTGCAAAAAGAATTGCGAATGTAATATTGAAAGACAAATCTGTGACTTATTTATCAATGGATAATTATTATAAAAATTTTCCAGAAATGACTTTGCAAGAAAGAAAAAAAATGAATTTTGATCATCCAAATATTATGGATATAGACCTAATGGTGAAGCAACTAGTCGAACTTAAAAAACGTCAGGCAATAGAAGTTCCAAAGTACGATTTCACTACATCTTTGAGAATGAAAGAGACATTTCGTGTAGAACCAGCAGATGTTATTATTATTGATGGAATATTCACTTTACATATTGATAAAATTAGAAAATTTGGAGATATTAAATTATTTATAAAAACTCCGGATGATGTTCGATTTATTAGAAGATTAACAAGAGATATAGAAGAGCGTGGCTTTACAACAGACCAAGTTATTAATCAGTATCTTGAAACGGTTAAACCAATGCATGATTTTTTTGTGGGACCAAGTATTGATTTCGCTGACGTTATTATTCCTTATCAGGAGGGAAACGAAGTTGCAATTGATTTAGTAGCTACAAAAGTTGCAAGTTGAGTTGATTAAAAAAGGTTAGTTTTTAAAACAGACCTTTTTTTTGTTGTAAAATATTTATATATAAAGGAACCTATTATGATAAAAGAAAAAGTCTACAAAGTTATTTGAAATAATGAAGAAATTGAAGTAAATAATGCAAAATTTAAAATAATGCAACTAGTGTCTGATAATTTTGTTGCATCTATTAAAACAAATATAAAAGAAAAAATTGATGAAGATTTTGTTGTGACTGACAATTACAATAATCTATTAGGATTTAATAAGTATAAAAATAATTCCTTACTTTTTATTTTTCTTCCCTTAAAAAATAGCGGAACAAAAGAAAATACGAAAAAGCGATTTCAAATTTCCATCAAAAATAAGGAAATATCACAAGATTATTCAAAAATATTTATTATTGGGTATTTAAAAATTTGTGATAAAGAAGAAAAGTTTAAATATTTATTCTTTATTAGTGAAGATATAAAAAATTTTTATACTAGTTATATTAATAAAAAAACATTCAAAGAAACATTGCAACAAAGTTACAGTTCTTACTGAATTAATGACTGAGAAAAAATAAAGGAAGTTGCGTTTAGTAAAGAAAAGTTACTAATAAGTTACGGACTTAACATATCAAATAGAAAAAATAAAAATGCAAATTTTTTTGTAAGAAAATATTTTATATCTAAGGATTTTGATATTTTATTTGAAACTTTTTTTGAAAAAGAATTTAGAAATGCAACTGAGACAGCACTTGTTAATTTGATAGATGACGATGATTTTTTAAATGAATTAAAAAGTAATAAAGATGATTTTAATTATGAATTTGAACAACCGGTTAAGTTTAATTTTAATGATGCACAGAATTTTGTTACAATATGTAAATTAAAAAGAAATAAGAGTTTAGCAAACTTTTATTTGATAAAAAATCAAAAATGTGAGCTGTGCAATATTAAAAAGACTTTTAAAAAAGATAATACGCTTATTGAATATTTTGAAGTTCATCATTTTATTCCCTATAATAAGAAGGTTCAAAAGTATTATGAAAATACTCTTGATCATTATTACAATTTGGTTTCTTTGTGTCCTAAATGTCACAGAGAAATTCATATGTCAAATGAGGAAAATAGAAAAAAACTTATTAGTAGAATTTATAGGGTAAAAGTAAATAGTACATTTCAAAAATATTATCCTGAAACAAACTTGGATATGATTTTGAAAAATTATAAAGAGACTTTAAAAGATAATTAAACTAACTAAGAAATAATAGAAATGGAATTACAATGGAAAAAAAAGAAATAGATATAAGTCCTAAAACTTCGATTTATAAAGCATTTAAAAGAATGTCTTATCAACTTGAGACCGCTATTGCCGAATTTATAGATAACTCTACCAGTTCTTATTTTGATCATAAAGATGAGTTAGAAAATATTTATAAACTTAAAAATCAAACATACAAACTTAAAATATATGTTCTTTATGGTAATATGGGAAAACCTGAAGATTCTTTTTTACAAATAAAAGACAATGCATATGGAATGAATTTTGATGATTTTCAAAGAGCAATAAGATTAAATGATATTCCAAAAGATAGAAGCGGAAGAAATGAATTTGGAATGGGTTTAAAAACGGCAGGAGTTTGATTTGCTAATGAACTAAGAATAACGTCTTCTTCTTTAACAAGCAATGAGCAATATAAAATAGTTTTGAATGTTGATGATTTAGAACGAGAAGAAGCTAATACTTTAAGGGTTGAAACAAAAGAGGTTTCTGAATTAAATCATGGAACAACTATTTTCCTTAAAAATATGTCAAACGTTCCCAAAAGCAAAATTCAAAAACAAAATCTGATTGATTTGTTATCAAGCATATATAGAAACGATTTGGAGACCGGCAGTATTGAAATAATTCTTGCGGAGTATAAAAAAAGCGATGGATGCTGATACGATTTTAATGGAAACAAATACGGGAAAACTTCAGATGCGTATATAAACATTCCTTCTATTCAATGGGAAAATAAAAAAATATACGTTATCAAGGAGGGAGAGAAAAATAACCCGCAAAATGCTGATTATGAAGTAAAGACTACGTTTGATGATTATATAGATTTTGAAGGAACAAAATATAAAGTTTTTGGATGAATTGGAGCATTGGAAATATCATCAAGAAAATGAAACGGTTTTGCCCTTTTGCGTAGAGGCAGAGTAATAACTGGTGGAAAACCTTATAGTGGATATAAAGTTAAGGAAATTAGTGGGCAGTCGGGTTCTTTTGAGGATATTAGAATTATAGGGGAAATTAATATGGATAATTTTCCGGTAAACCAAGCTAAAGACGGTTTTTCATGAAATAATGGTCTTGAGGATGCTTTTATAGATTTTTTGATTAACAAAACGGATGCCAGAAAAATTAAAAAAATAGCTCATGAAATAAGAAAAAAAGAACCAGTGAATATTGAAATTTTTAAAGATAAAAAATATAAAAAGGACGTAAACAAAGAAATCAAAGAAAGTTTCAAAAATTCAATAAATACAGAAACAGAAATAACTATTAATGACATTGAACTAGATTCTTATCAAAAAAGTAATGATATTTTAGAGCACATTGAAATTGTTTTTGAAGATTATTTAACTGGAGAAGTGACAAATATTAATTATTTAATATCAAATAAAAAAGAACCCACAAATTGAATTGATATTTTGATAAATAATGATGATAAGTATTCTTTTATTTTGTATATAGATCATGAATTTATTAAACCATTTTCTTCTGATCAACATTTTTTAAAATTTATTAAGCAGTTTGTGTCTGCATATGCTACATCTATGATTTTTGCAATAAAAAATGATTTAGGAATAGAATCAATTAATTTGCAAATGAATAAGTTTTTGAAGGGATATAAATAGTATGAGCAACAATAATATATTTGAAACTAATTTTATAAATGTTTACAGTAAAGAACCGTTTTTATCTAAAAGTAAAGCTGAAATGATGATAAAAAATAGTAAAGATACTTTAAAAGAAATGATGGGAGAAGATCAAAAACCAAATAATAAAACGGGACTTTTAGTTGGAAAAGTTCAATCTGGTAAAACTGCAAATTTTTTAGCTTTAATATCAACCTCATTTGATAATGGTTATGACATTGCACTTGTTTTTGCTGGAAAAGAAAATAAATTGTATAATCAAAATTGTGATCGAATTTCTGAATTATTTAGCAAGCAAGATATTCTAAAAAGAGATCTGAAACCACTTGTAAAAGTTATTAAAAATGATAAAGAAAATGATGACGTTCTTAAATGAATAAATAATGGAACTAAAATTGTTATTATCGCTATGAAAGAAAATGTTAGTTTCGATCGAATACAAACATTATTGAAAAAGAACGAAAATTTGGTAAATAAAAAGTTTTTAATAATTGATGATGAAGGAGACCAAGGAACTTTAAATGCCAATGCTTTTTATGAAAATAAAAATGCAACTAAATGAAATAGTGAAATAAGTCATATAAGAGAATTAATTAGAAATTATTCTTTTATAACTGTGACAGCGACTCCTTATGCAAATCTTTTTATTGATGAAAAAGATATATTTTTACCTAAGTTTATTAAAAGAATAATACCAGATGAAAATTACACTGGATTAGATGCTTTTCACAGTGAAGAAAGTAATAATATTATAATTATTCCTGAGAAAGATATGATTTTGGGAAAAGAACATGATGTAAGGTTTAATCAAAATCTATCTATAAGAAAAGCAGTTTCAACATTTCTAATTTCTGCAGCTCTTAAGTGTATTGATTTAAAAATAAATGCATCAGAAATGTTGATTCATAATTCAGAAAAAAAAATAGTTCACGAAAATATTAAATCTAACATTCAAAATATTATTCAATTGCAAATGGATTATTCTAAAAAAAGATCTGACTCAATTGAATTTAAAAAAGGATATATGAACTTTATAAATTTGGGTTTTGAAAAAGTACTAAATAGAAAAGCAAATATTAGCAATAAACTAGATAAAGAACTTATTAAACTTGTTACAGAATCTTTACCAGGGATAGAAATATCAATTATTAATCAAAACTATAAAAAAAATTCTCAAATACATGATGACCCTTTGACCATATATATAGGTGCTGCAATGATAGAAAGAGGAGTGACATTTAAAAATTTGACAACTGTTTACATGTCTAGGGAAGCCAAACAGGCAAATGTTGATACGCTGCTTCAAAGAGGAAGATGATTTGGTTATAGAAGACAAACAATTGAATATATTAAAATATTCTTATCAGACAAGTTAAAAAGTCGTTTTGAAATTTTGAGGCAACTGGAAGAAGAAATGTGAGATGAACTCGGAAGACTTGAAAATGGTGAATATGGTTCAATTGAAGAATGAATTAAAAATATACATTTCAGATTAGGCGATAGAAAACTGCAAATGAATTTAACAAGAAAAGGAGTTTCTCCAAAAATGTCTAAAGGATACTTGAAATCATGATTTTCACAAACTAAGGTTAAATTAAGGAGCAACGAGTTCGAAAAAAATATGCTTCAAAAACTAAAAAAAGAAGCCATACCGTTAAAGTTTGGAAATATTAAGCATGGTTTGAAGGAGTTTAATAATATAAGCGAATTTGAGTTATATATGGGAGAAAGCTTTGAATCTTTTTTAGACAAAGTTAATATAGATAAAAGTCTATGAAATGCTTATGCCAAAAATGCAATTAATACAAATGTAAATTTAATACTGATGCGTCCAGATTTGGATGAAAAAGCGTACAGAACAGTGTTTGAAGAAAACCAAGAAATAAATTTATTTGCTGCTGGAAGTGCGGAATATAGTTTCTCGACTATGGATATTGAAAGCAAAAATTTTTATTTTGGTGATAGAAAGATAGATCTTTATCAAATAAATGCAAATAAAATAACTATACTAGTATATTCATTAGAAATTAAATTTGTTAATAAAAACTCTAATTTAATTGCCTCTTGAAAAAACGAAGTTTGTTACGCAGTTCACTTTCCAAAAACAAATCATATATATGCTTATAAAAAAACATAATAATGTGGAAAAGTGGAAAACTTTTTCACATTTTATTTATTTACATTTATAATTTATAAATAGACAAAGTTTAAGACTTTGATATTTTGTTATGAAAAGGAGACTAATATGGCAAATACTAAAAATAGCTATGATGAAAGTGCCATTCAGGTTCTTGAAGGTTTAGAAGCAGTTCGAAAACGTCCAGGAATGTACATTGGTTCAACAGATGGACGTGGTTTACATCACTTGGTTTGAGAAATTGTTGATAACTCAATTGATGAGGCATTAGCTGGATATGCTACAGAAATTAATGTTGTACTTGAAAAGAACGGATCAGTAACTGTTTCAGATAATGGCCGTGGAGTTCCAATTGGAATGCATGCGACTGGTAAACCTACTCCTGAGGTGATTTTTTCTGTGCTTC encodes:
- a CDS encoding HNH endonuclease signature motif containing protein; amino-acid sequence: MIKEKVYKVIWNNEEIEVNNAKFKIMQLVSDNFVASIKTNIKEKIDEDFVVTDNYNNLLGFNKYKNNSLLFIFLPLKNSGTKENTKKRFQISIKNKEISQDYSKIFIIGYLKICDKEEKFKYLFFISEDIKNFYTSYINKKTFKETLQQSYSSYWINDWEKIKEVAFSKEKLLISYGLNISNRKNKNANFFVRKYFISKDFDILFETFFEKEFRNATETALVNLIDDDDFLNELKSNKDDFNYEFEQPVKFNFNDAQNFVTICKLKRNKSLANFYLIKNQKCELCNIKKTFKKDNTLIEYFEVHHFIPYNKKVQKYYENTLDHYYNLVSLCPKCHREIHMSNEENRKKLISRIYRVKVNSTFQKYYPETNLDMILKNYKETLKDN
- the udk gene encoding uridine kinase, coding for MKPVQIILIAGGSASGKTTVAKRIANVILKDKSVTYLSMDNYYKNFPEMTLQERKKMNFDHPNIMDIDLMVKQLVELKKRQAIEVPKYDFTTSLRMKETFRVEPADVIIIDGIFTLHIDKIRKFGDIKLFIKTPDDVRFIRRLTRDIEERGFTTDQVINQYLETVKPMHDFFVGPSIDFADVIIPYQEGNEVAIDLVATKVASWVD
- a CDS encoding Z1 domain-containing protein produces the protein MSNNNIFETNFINVYSKEPFLSKSKAEMMIKNSKDTLKEMMGEDQKPNNKTGLLVGKVQSGKTANFLALISTSFDNGYDIALVFAGKENKLYNQNCDRISELFSKQDILKRDLKPLVKVIKNDKENDDVLKWINNGTKIVIIAMKENVSFDRIQTLLKKNENLVNKKFLIIDDEGDQGTLNANAFYENKNATKWNSEISHIRELIRNYSFITVTATPYANLFIDEKDIFLPKFIKRIIPDENYTGLDAFHSEESNNIIIIPEKDMILGKEHDVRFNQNLSIRKAVSTFLISAALKCIDLKINASEMLIHNSEKKIVHENIKSNIQNIIQLQMDYSKKRSDSIEFKKGYMNFINLGFEKVLNRKANISNKLDKELIKLVTESLPGIEISIINQNYKKNSQIHDDPLTIYIGAAMIERGVTFKNLTTVYMSREAKQANVDTLLQRGRWFGYRRQTIEYIKIFLSDKLKSRFEILRQLEEEMWDELGRLENGEYGSIEEWIKNIHFRLGDRKLQMNLTRKGVSPKMSKGYLKSWFSQTKVKLRSNEFEKNMLQKLKKEAIPLKFGNIKHGLKEFNNISEFELYMGESFESFLDKVNIDKSLWNAYAKNAINTNVNLILMRPDLDEKAYRTVFEENQEINLFAAGSAEYSFSTMDIESKNFYFGDRKIDLYQINANKITILVYSLEIKFVNKNSNLIASWKNEVCYAVHFPKTNHIYAYKKT
- a CDS encoding ATP-binding protein, translating into MEKKEIDISPKTSIYKAFKRMSYQLETAIAEFIDNSTSSYFDHKDELENIYKLKNQTYKLKIYVLYGNMGKPEDSFLQIKDNAYGMNFDDFQRAIRLNDIPKDRSGRNEFGMGLKTAGVWFANELRITSSSLTSNEQYKIVLNVDDLEREEANTLRVETKEVSELNHGTTIFLKNMSNVPKSKIQKQNLIDLLSSIYRNDLETGSIEIILAEYKKSDGCWYDFNGNKYGKTSDAYINIPSIQWENKKIYVIKEGEKNNPQNADYEVKTTFDDYIDFEGTKYKVFGWIGALEISSRKWNGFALLRRGRVITGGKPYSGYKVKEISGQSGSFEDIRIIGEINMDNFPVNQAKDGFSWNNGLEDAFIDFLINKTDARKIKKIAHEIRKKEPVNIEIFKDKKYKKDVNKEIKESFKNSINTETEITINDIELDSYQKSNDILEHIEIVFEDYLTGEVTNINYLISNKKEPTNWIDILINNDDKYSFILYIDHEFIKPFSSDQHFLKFIKQFVSAYATSMIFAIKNDLGIESINLQMNKFLKGYK